AAGATGCGCCTCTTCTTCCTTGGAAACTTTTCTTACAGCCTTTGCAGGGACTCCTACTATAAGCGAATTATCTTCAAAGGTTGCATTCTCAAGCACAAGTGCCTGCGCACCAATAATACAGTTTTTCCCTATTTTTGCATTTGAAAGAATCGTTGCACCCATTCCAATAAGCGTATTGTCTCCAATATTTGCAGAGTGGATGATTGCGTTGTGTCCAACTGTGACATTCTCACCAATTATGCAAAGACCATTTTCGTCAACATGCAAGACTGCATTATCCTGTATATTTGAATTTCTCTTTACGATAATTTTACCGATGTCGCCTCTTAAAACTGCACCATACCATATACTTACGCCTTCTTCAACTTCGACATCGCCAATGATGATAGCCGTTTCAAATATAAAAGCACCCTCTGAAATTTTTGGTTTCTTGCCTTCAAATTCGACAATCATACAGCCCTCCTTATTTTGTCCCGTTTAATACAGTATTTGTTGCATAAAGGACATTTATTGCCTCAAGGTGAGTTGCAAGGTTAGTTGATTGATTG
This genomic interval from Caldisericum sp. contains the following:
- a CDS encoding gamma carbonic anhydrase family protein, translated to MIVEFEGKKPKISEGAFIFETAIIIGDVEVEEGVSIWYGAVLRGDIGKIIVKRNSNIQDNAVLHVDENGLCIIGENVTVGHNAIIHSANIGDNTLIGMGATILSNAKIGKNCIIGAQALVLENATFEDNSLIVGVPAKAVRKVSKEEEAHL